The nucleotide window CGAATACTCTTTGCTcttgtagtttatttatttacttttttaaaatttttttataaataactaAACCCAAAAAATGCTCCACGAGCTTCCCTATCCAGCTGGTGTAGAAAGGGGCGTGTTCCTGGGTgtcgccatcatcatcatcatcatcattaacaacaacaacacaagcAGCAGCACTGATGCTTCCGGTTCACCATTTTGCGGAAGACAGCCCAGAGTCCTGTTTACAGACTAACAGCAGAGCTGAGCATTTAGACACGTGTATTtagatgtgtttatatttacGGACGAGACAAATTATTTAGATTGGATTAACGGCCAGGTGGAGTTCATGCCTGGTGAAGTTTCTGCTTAAAGGTAAGGAGATCCACCTGATAGTACTGCTAGTTAGCAACCTAGCAAAGGAGcaggggagtgtgtgtgtgtgtgtgtgtgtgtgtgtgtgtgtgtgtgtgtgtgtgtgtgtgtgtgtgtgtgtgtgtgtgtgtttgtgttttaaacgAGTCTGCAAGACAcgtgatgtttatatatatatatatatatatatatatatatatatatatatatctctatgtgtgtgtgtgtgtatataaatatattattttttattactatttgaTTGTATGAACCAGTAAAGTAGGGCGCATtgtttaaactgtgtgtgtgtgtgtgtgtgtgtgtgtgtgtgtgtgtgtgtccagctgGATTTCagcagtgtgagagagtgagcatGAGCGGGTTGGAGGTGTTTCATGAGAAGCAGAGGTTGGAGCTGTGCGCTATTCACGCCCTTAACAACGTGCTGCAGGAGAGAGTGTTTACGAAGGAGGCTGCTGATGACATCTGCAAGCGGTGAGAGCAtcgattggttgattgattgttAACAGCAGTATGGAGCTGCCTTCttttagaatcagaatcagactTTGACTTGGCGACAGGAGCTTCCAGTGTGGGAGAAAGTACATGTTTCAACATATGATAGTTCAGGCATACATACGAATTACACAGTAGAGatggaatataaaaatataagaaaaacagacatgacgtataagagtggaggaaggtgcacacaggtggattatgttctatgcaggagatgcaacctgaaggagattggagactgtaaggtgttggcgggggacagtgtagctagacagcatcggatggtggtctgtaggatggttttggaggtgaagaagaagaggagcaaagtgaggactaaaagaagaataagatggaggaagactgtagtgtgagattcacggaagaggtcagacaggggctctgtggtggtgaagatgtgctggatgattgggcaactactgcagaagtgataagggagactaGATTAGGTACttagtgtgacatctggaaatagaaaggaagataaagagacgtggtggtggaatgaggaagtgcaggagagcataaagagaaagaggttggtgaaacagaattgggattgacagagtgatgaaaaagtaggcaggagtacaaagagatgcggcagcaggtaatgagggatgtggcgaaagctaaggaaaaggcatatgaggagctgtatgagaagttggacacaaaggaaggagaaaaggatttataccgattggccaggcagagggacagagctgggaaggatgtgctacaagtaagagcaataaaggatggagatggaaatgtgttgaggagatggagggagtattttgagcagctgatgaacgaggaaaatcgaagagagagaaggttgtgtggagagagaaggtgtggagattgtgaagcaggaagtgaaaagggttagtaaggaggaagtgagagcagcgattaagaggatgaagagtggaaagtcggtaggaccagatgacataccagtagaagcatggagattttttaggagagatggcagtggagtttttaacaagattgtttaacaagattctggaaggttgagaggatgcctgaggaatggagaaggagtgtgctggtactgatctttaagaataagggagatgtgcagacctgcagtaactacaggggaataaagctgatcagtcacaccatgaagttatgggaaagagtagtggaagccaggctgagagaagaggtgaccatctgtgagcaacagtatggtttcatgccgagaaggagcaccacagacgcattattttctttgagaatgttgatggagcagtatagagaaggtcagaaggagttgcattgtgtttgtggatttggagaaagcgaacgacagggtgcagagagaggagttgtggttctgtatgaggaagtcaggtgtgtcagagaagtatgtgagggtggtgcaggacatgtatgaggacagtgtgacagcagtgaagtgtgcagtaagaacgacagactggttcaaggtggaggttggattgcatcaaggatcggctacgagcccttttctgtttgcagtggtgatggacaggttaacggacgaggtcagacaggagtctccgtggactatgatgtttgcggatgatattgttatttgtggtgagagtagagagcaggttcaGAAGAGCCTGGAGGTGGAGGAAATCAGGTGTCTGGGGTCAATAGTGAAtggtaatggagagtgtgttagagaagtgaagaaaagagtggcCAAGTAGAACTGTTTTAGCTAATGTTGTTGGACAGTCGAATTATGgctaaatcattttttaaaataatttgctgTTAGACACATAGCGcgtctccaccttccgcttgaggatgcaaAACCGGTGCTCAATAGTGTTcgggtctggagacatacttggccacttcatcacctccagcttcttcagcaaggcagttgtcatgtTTGAGGGTCGTTATCATGTTGGAAATCTGCCGTTTCTGAAGGGACAGCAGAGGGCGTTATGTTctacttcagaatgtcacagtacatgttggaatccatgtttccctcaatgaactgcagctccccagtaccagcagcactcatgcagccccagaccatgatgctaccaccaccatgctttactgtaggcaACACACAATTTTCTTGATACTCCTCATCAGGGCAtctccacacatgctggacaccatctgatccaaacaagtttatattattctcatcagaccacaggagaTGGTTCCAGTagttcatgctcttggacaggacGTCTTCAGCActctgtttgcaggctttctcgTGAGCcagcttaaaaaaaagttaccttctgggacgacggtcATGCAAACAGACTTGAGCACTGACGAGTGGACCTTCAGCTTCtccaacctctaaagcaatgctgcagcacttacgcttctgtgttttaaagcagcttttgcACCTGACGCCCCAGCATgtggactcaacttctttgatggacccttgcgaggtctgttctgagtgaaacccatcttggaaaacctctgtatgaccctgggtCACTTTACTGTAACTCAGATTCAGGGTTTTACAGATCTTTTTGtagcctcggcatctttgtggagaacaacaattctaattctcaaatcctgtGCAAggttccatgttgaacatccagtggtcagtatgagagaattgtactcaaagcaccgcattttaactgctctaatacaagatacacaaatttggaCGGTTCTgtcaaattataatttttttaaagaataatttaaagagttttaattcgtgattaatcgcaacttaatcacacatcaGGCACATCAGTTTTTTAACAATCGtttagtatttaaaaattactttttggttgagtttatttttaatatctgaGTAATGAAAggacattgtaaataaatgtgtgttgcctTGAAcgttttaatttcgcctttttttatatttctttctttttttaattcaaaatggttgaacagaaatgcgcgctgcattaatcgcgcaTTAATAATGCTAACAAgcttatgttttgttttttccttttgaaaTGACACTGGGTGTGAAATATCGTGGCATTACGCAAATTAGTCCATCGTTTCGAAATCGCACCAGCTGGTGATAAAAATTCAGAGGAAAACATGACGCCTTTGTAAGTGTCATATCTTATATGCAAcaaaagggataaaaaaaaagtccctcaattgttttaattaaaataactttCATAAACAAATGACTTTTAAAGGTTTTGCGTAATAACTACAAACTAGGCATTTTCCTTtgattttgttcatttaattatttattcatttatttattctgaacaAATGACTCATTTGTTAACTATATAACtcaaaaagtaaatgttttggagcattgaaatgaaaatgtcagAAGAAGACAGGCCACATTTTACAGGTCTTATCATCATTACTTATTCCAGCATGCTTTATTCCTTATCTTTGGATAACAACATATTTCAAATGTCAACCCACTGCAACGTCGCATTGGAATTCTTTTGTCGTTGCATCGTCATCATGGATGTTATTATGTCAATAAATGCTAATCATTGCTTAAGTGTATAGTACAGGAACAGAATAACagctaactgtgtgtgtgtgtgtgtgtatatgtgatgaAATAATGGATTATTTTCCTCCTTAGCCTTGCCCCACAGTGTGTAGTGAACCCGCACCGCTCTGTCCTGGGTACGGGGAACTATGACGTGAACGTGATTATGGCGGCTCTCCAGAGTCGTGGATTGGCTGCAGTGTGGTGGGACAAACGTAGGTCAGTTTGTTCGTCACttacacaaaacaataaacatttttagcCTTGGCGCCAATCATGttccatttataaatgtaactatTGTCATATTGTGATGATgcactgtacatttatttactctTGCTTTCTTCTCAGGTCGGTGCAGAGTTTATGTCTGGAGAAAGTACAAGGTTTTATATTGAACGTCCCTTCACGGGTGTCGCTAGGAATCGTGTCCCTCCCACTGAGACGCAGGCACTGGCTAGCGGTCCGGCAGGTCAATGGGCAGTACTACAACCTGGACTCTAAGCTTAAGAATCCTGTTTGGATTGGAGGAGAAACCGAACTCAAGTGAGTTTTATTACCGGAAGTGGCGACGGTTATTCTTTCTAAAACCCGCAGCAAACGTGACTGCCATTGTTCAGACTGTTATTGTTATAGGCTGTTTTTATGCAGATTTAGCTAATACTAGCATAGTCTAGGAGTTCCATCCACAGACCAAATTAATTTGACCTCCAGGTTCACTTGACTTTAGTAAAGCTTAGGGTCCTATCAGGATCCGAGACAATTCCGCAAAGATTTGATTTGCGTATTTAATTGGTGTTCTGTATCGTTTTATTTGCTCTATATCAATAATGGCGATTTAAACTAATTAAACACAGGGAACGaacgaaaaaaaacaaattgtatcATTCTACCCACCAGCCTGTATTATTTACTCGCAAATTGTCTCTCCCTGTCCATCTCTCCAGCCAATTTCTTAGTGAGCAGTTGTCTCAGGATGTTGCCGAGATGCTTCTCGTAGTCCAGAGAGAAGTGGAGGAGGATGGAACATGGCTTATTTCAGATGACCGTGAGAACACAGGGCAGTGAAGTTCTTTTAATACCGGACAGTCATGTGCAGAGCAGCATTACCAAAGAGGAAGGAAACATTCCCAGATGGTCACCTTTACACACTGAGACGTCTAATTGAATGGTTCACATAAGGGACATCTTCTGTGTAATA belongs to Silurus meridionalis isolate SWU-2019-XX chromosome 4, ASM1480568v1, whole genome shotgun sequence and includes:
- the josd2 gene encoding josephin-2; the protein is MSGLEVFHEKQRLELCAIHALNNVLQERVFTKEAADDICKRLAPQCVVNPHRSVLGTGNYDVNVIMAALQSRGLAAVWWDKRRSVQSLCLEKVQGFILNVPSRVSLGIVSLPLRRRHWLAVRQVNGQYYNLDSKLKNPVWIGGETELNQFLSEQLSQDVAEMLLVVQREVEEDGTWLISDDRENTGQ